The Lacipirellula parvula genome window below encodes:
- a CDS encoding NAD(P)/FAD-dependent oxidoreductase, translating into MLNAEVCVIGAGPAGSTIAAELAKAGREVILLEAHRLPRPRVGESLAPTILPLLEFLGIKEAVVASQFLRPQATIVRWGARSQTREVEGDIPGFQVDRGEFDSILVEMSRRNGVCFRQSTRALTATRDENGRWRIRAAADGVLETINCDFVVDAAGRSSFLRRQRLSLTCPTMAIYGYWRDAQLSGDETRIEAGPEQWYWGAPLPSGCFNATVFVDLCRIRAADNPVTLYRALLYESELLRDCLRGILTADPRVCCATPSVASEVVGEGWIKCGEAAFTIDPLSSQGVQSAISNAIQAAAVVHSLLGCPGGSTVLARQFYRERVQAAAFRNAMFASSMYREPAENFQTSFWWSRAQVHAPTISTSVARLPSSEDVLMWSTDAAVLQTPVIDGFCVRLGTAVVPPGAKPVAFVGTVPIVDLLEILRFPRIAKSLLSILRSRYGCQVGNEVYRWLIESGVVRQKSAVSQNTQEQKKVNID; encoded by the coding sequence ATGTTAAACGCTGAAGTATGCGTTATAGGCGCTGGGCCCGCTGGCAGCACAATCGCTGCAGAGCTCGCCAAGGCGGGACGCGAAGTCATACTGCTCGAGGCGCATAGGCTTCCACGGCCACGCGTCGGCGAATCCCTGGCGCCGACAATTCTGCCTTTACTTGAGTTCTTAGGAATAAAAGAAGCTGTTGTCGCTTCGCAGTTTCTCCGTCCGCAAGCGACAATTGTGCGTTGGGGCGCACGCTCCCAAACCCGAGAGGTCGAGGGTGACATTCCAGGATTTCAAGTCGATCGCGGAGAATTTGATTCGATCTTGGTGGAGATGTCGCGCCGAAATGGGGTTTGCTTCAGGCAATCGACCCGTGCCTTGACAGCAACTCGCGATGAAAATGGTAGATGGAGAATTCGTGCCGCAGCGGACGGCGTTCTGGAAACGATCAACTGCGACTTTGTTGTTGATGCGGCAGGGCGTAGTTCCTTCTTGCGTAGACAACGACTCAGCCTAACCTGTCCAACCATGGCCATCTATGGCTACTGGCGGGATGCGCAGCTAAGCGGCGATGAAACTCGCATCGAGGCAGGACCTGAACAGTGGTATTGGGGAGCTCCTCTTCCGAGCGGCTGTTTCAATGCGACGGTATTTGTGGATCTATGCCGCATTCGAGCTGCAGACAATCCAGTTACGTTGTACCGAGCGTTGCTATACGAATCGGAGCTACTTAGAGATTGCTTGCGGGGTATCTTAACGGCAGATCCGAGGGTTTGCTGCGCCACGCCCTCCGTCGCGTCAGAGGTCGTAGGCGAGGGATGGATCAAATGCGGTGAAGCCGCTTTTACTATCGATCCACTATCGTCTCAAGGCGTTCAGTCTGCAATTAGCAATGCGATTCAAGCAGCAGCGGTAGTGCACTCCCTTCTCGGTTGCCCAGGCGGTAGTACGGTATTAGCCCGGCAGTTTTACCGTGAGCGAGTGCAAGCAGCCGCATTTCGCAATGCCATGTTCGCGAGTTCGATGTACCGCGAACCAGCTGAAAACTTTCAGACGAGTTTCTGGTGGAGTCGCGCACAAGTTCATGCCCCTACGATTAGTACGTCTGTGGCCAGACTGCCTAGTAGCGAAGATGTTCTCATGTGGTCGACAGATGCTGCCGTGCTGCAAACTCCCGTCATCGACGGTTTCTGCGTCCGTCTGGGAACTGCGGTTGTGCCTCCGGGCGCTAAGCCAGTAGCCTTTGTTGGAACAGTTCCAATTGTTGACCTGCTAGAAATATTGCGATTTCCTCGCATCGCCAAGTCTTTACTGAGCATACTGCGCTCGCGATACGGCTGCCAAGTCGGAAACGAAGTGTATCGATGGTTAATCGAGTCTGGCGTCGTGCGACAAAAGAGCGCGGTCTCTCAGAACACACAGGAACAAAAGAAGGTCAACATAGATTAG